Proteins found in one Clostridia bacterium genomic segment:
- a CDS encoding heavy-metal-associated domain-containing protein gives MSVNAELNVDGINGGNSTSVTKSLTDLEGVENVSLDLESNIVIVKYDEVKVNLVDIKQILMEKGYSVIEI, from the coding sequence ATGTCTGTAAATGCCGAGCTTAACGTAGATGGAATAAATGGTGGCAACAGCACATCCGTTACAAAAAGCCTGACTGATCTTGAAGGCGTTGAAAATGTTAGTTTAGACCTAGAATCTAATATAGTTATCGTAAAGTATGACGAAGTAAAGGTGAATTTAGTCGATATTAAACAGATACTCATGGAAAAAGGCTATAGCGTAATTGAAATATAA
- the larB gene encoding nickel pincer cofactor biosynthesis protein LarB: protein MDEKYLAELLNNVKSGAVDVEKAIEALRKLPYEDFDFVKIDNHRKLRKGQGEVIYCAGKTPEQTAIIFEKMLQYNSNVLGTRADVDTFKEVKSRISDAVYHERARCITVVRSEIKKSQGVILIATGGTSDIPVAEEAAITAEFFGNTVDRLYDVGVAGIHRLLMNTDKLLEANVIIAVAGMEGALASVVGGLSSCPVVAVPTSVGYGANFGGLSALLTMLNSCASGIGVVNIDNGFGAGYLASMINGVNGGKR from the coding sequence ATGGATGAGAAATATCTGGCTGAACTATTGAATAATGTGAAAAGCGGAGCCGTGGATGTGGAGAAAGCCATTGAAGCACTGCGCAAGCTGCCTTATGAAGATTTCGATTTTGTTAAGATTGACAATCACAGAAAGCTCCGAAAAGGACAGGGTGAAGTCATTTACTGTGCTGGCAAGACTCCGGAGCAGACTGCCATTATATTTGAGAAGATGCTTCAATATAATAGCAATGTATTGGGCACAAGAGCGGATGTTGACACCTTTAAGGAAGTAAAATCCAGAATATCTGATGCTGTATACCATGAGAGGGCAAGGTGCATAACTGTAGTAAGAAGTGAGATAAAGAAGTCACAAGGTGTGATTCTCATTGCTACAGGTGGTACTTCAGATATTCCTGTCGCTGAAGAAGCAGCGATCACAGCTGAATTCTTCGGAAATACTGTGGATAGACTTTATGATGTAGGTGTTGCGGGAATACATAGGCTTCTAATGAATACTGACAAGCTTTTGGAGGCAAATGTCATAATAGCTGTGGCAGGTATGGAAGGTGCCCTTGCCAGTGTGGTAGGCGGGCTTTCAAGCTGCCCTGTCGTTGCAGTTCCCACCAGTGTCGGTTACGGCGCTAATTTTGGAGGGTTGTCTGCCCTTCTGACAATGTTAAACAGCTGTGCCAGCGGGATTGGGGTAGTAAATATTGATAATGGTTTTGGAGCAGGTTATCTTGCTAGTATGATAAATGGAGTAAATGGAGGTAAACGATGA
- a CDS encoding L-2-amino-thiazoline-4-carboxylic acid hydrolase — MNKRLFIIITSIVVLVVIIALMILNVFSKSTKKNIGCPGVGCSGCSGCGNQGKISSTYYISKEDKLIKKLDENQKAFRKVLQLDYSDKEIDSIANETTLKFRELLPAIPYIGGDSNPMTEDLENPAMALAFYRVMKNHGKSVEEVGNIICKATEDTISAYPKWLLRLNGRKFFSKEYIQQLRENAEESQKREYSGAWVSEFVEGNGDKFDYGYNHSECGIVKYFHEQNADELIPYMCKLDFIYSDALDEGLVRTNTIAEQGSYCDFRYKRAVNDKLDFLIVFVPLVVGGSILLISFYVIRRKVIKKRRPKGLST, encoded by the coding sequence ATGAATAAAAGGTTATTCATAATAATAACATCTATAGTTGTTTTGGTAGTAATAATTGCATTAATGATTTTAAATGTTTTCAGTAAGTCTACAAAAAAGAATATTGGATGCCCTGGCGTGGGATGTTCAGGATGCAGTGGCTGTGGTAATCAAGGGAAGATTAGTAGTACATATTACATATCAAAAGAAGATAAGCTTATCAAAAAATTAGATGAGAATCAAAAAGCCTTTCGAAAAGTATTGCAGCTAGACTATTCAGATAAAGAGATAGATTCTATCGCAAATGAGACTACACTTAAATTTCGTGAGTTACTTCCAGCGATACCTTATATCGGTGGAGATTCAAATCCCATGACTGAAGATCTGGAAAACCCCGCCATGGCCTTAGCGTTTTATAGGGTAATGAAGAATCATGGTAAATCAGTCGAGGAAGTTGGAAATATAATATGTAAAGCGACAGAGGATACAATATCAGCCTATCCAAAATGGCTTTTACGTCTAAATGGAAGAAAGTTTTTCAGTAAAGAATACATTCAGCAATTAAGGGAAAATGCAGAAGAGTCACAAAAAAGGGAATATAGTGGAGCATGGGTATCTGAGTTTGTTGAGGGTAATGGGGATAAATTTGATTACGGTTACAATCATTCAGAATGTGGGATAGTTAAATATTTTCATGAGCAAAATGCAGATGAACTTATCCCATATATGTGCAAATTAGATTTTATTTATAGTGACGCTTTAGATGAAGGATTGGTTCGCACAAATACTATAGCAGAACAAGGGTCGTACTGTGATTTTAGATATAAGAGAGCAGTTAATGATAAACTTGATTTTTTAATAGTATTTGTACCATTAGTGGTTGGTGGCAGTATTCTTTTGATATCATTTTATGTCATTCGAAGAAAGGTTATAAAAAAGCGTCGACCTAAAGGGCTTAGCACGTAG
- a CDS encoding GNAT family N-acetyltransferase, translating into MLKHKGTIMLESERLILRRFTMNDAEAMFNNWANDAEVAKYMRWNAHQDIGETESVLRNRIEGYSDLSTYHWAIVLKGKDMPIGNIALICTNEYDMCAEVAYCLGKQYWGQGIVTEAAIAVLKFGLMEVGFNRIEAYHAVNNPASGKVMKNAGMKYEGRMRKKYRSHIGFEDSDLYAILREDIAIE; encoded by the coding sequence ATGCTAAAACATAAAGGGACAATAATGCTTGAAAGTGAAAGATTGATACTACGCAGATTTACAATGAATGATGCAGAGGCAATGTTTAATAATTGGGCTAATGATGCAGAAGTTGCTAAATATATGAGATGGAACGCTCACCAGGATATAGGCGAGACAGAAAGTGTTCTTCGAAACAGAATAGAAGGGTATAGCGACTTGAGCACTTACCATTGGGCTATTGTACTAAAAGGTAAGGATATGCCTATTGGTAATATCGCACTAATATGCACTAATGAATATGACATGTGCGCTGAAGTTGCATATTGCCTGGGAAAACAATATTGGGGGCAAGGAATTGTCACAGAAGCAGCAATAGCAGTATTGAAATTTGGATTGATGGAAGTGGGCTTTAACAGGATTGAAGCATATCATGCGGTTAATAATCCTGCTTCCGGTAAGGTAATGAAAAATGCAGGTATGAAGTATGAGGGCAGAATGCGTAAAAAATATCGCAGTCATATAGGATTTGAGGATAGTGACTTGTATGCGATATTGAGAGAAGACATAGCAATAGAGTAA
- the guaB gene encoding IMP dehydrogenase — protein sequence MEKFLKEGLTFDDVLLVPAKSEILPKNTDTSTYLTRKIKLNIPLMSAGMDTVTESKLAIAIAREGGIGIIHKNMSIEKQAMEVDKVKRSEHGVIVDPFHLSPDHIIADAMELMERYRISGVPITDEKGKLIGILTNRDLRFETEFSRKISEVMTKENLITASVGTNLMQAEQILKKHKIEKLPLVDDKGYLKGLITIKDIEKAIQYPSSAKDQGGRLLVGAAIGVTNDMIERVEALAASKVDVVVVDTAHGHSKGVTEAVKKIKSRFPGLQLIAGNVATAGATRELIEAGADAIKVGIGPGSICTTRVVTGVGVPQITAVYDCAEEAEKHGIPIIADGGVKYSGDVVKAIAAGASVVMLGSLFAGTEESPGEMEIYQGRSFKVYRGMGSLGAMACGSRDRYFQEDAKKLVPEGVEGRVPYKGPLAETIYQLVGGLRSGMGYCGAGSIEQLRKDTQFMRITAAGLRESHPHDVSITKESPNYSL from the coding sequence ATGGAAAAGTTTTTAAAAGAGGGTCTGACCTTTGATGATGTACTTCTGGTTCCTGCGAAGTCAGAGATTCTTCCGAAAAATACGGACACCTCGACATATCTTACCAGGAAAATAAAGCTCAACATACCGCTGATGTCGGCAGGGATGGATACTGTCACAGAATCCAAGCTTGCCATCGCAATAGCAAGAGAAGGCGGTATAGGCATAATACATAAGAACATGTCCATAGAGAAGCAAGCCATGGAGGTTGATAAGGTCAAAAGGTCGGAGCATGGAGTTATCGTAGACCCCTTTCATCTGTCTCCGGATCATATTATAGCAGATGCAATGGAGCTAATGGAAAGATACAGGATTTCTGGTGTTCCAATAACCGATGAAAAAGGCAAACTGATAGGAATTCTTACAAATAGAGATCTGCGATTTGAAACTGAGTTTTCCAGGAAAATATCCGAGGTAATGACCAAGGAAAACCTTATTACTGCATCGGTAGGTACCAACCTTATGCAGGCGGAGCAGATACTAAAAAAACACAAAATAGAAAAGCTGCCTCTTGTTGATGACAAGGGATACCTTAAGGGACTTATTACAATAAAGGATATTGAGAAAGCCATACAATATCCAAGTTCAGCAAAGGATCAGGGGGGAAGGCTGCTTGTGGGCGCTGCAATTGGCGTAACAAATGACATGATTGAGAGAGTTGAAGCCTTGGCGGCTTCGAAAGTGGATGTAGTAGTAGTTGACACAGCTCATGGGCACTCAAAGGGTGTCACAGAGGCAGTGAAGAAAATAAAAAGCCGCTTCCCGGGCTTGCAGCTAATTGCCGGAAATGTGGCTACGGCCGGAGCAACAAGGGAGCTTATCGAGGCGGGTGCTGATGCTATAAAGGTTGGAATAGGACCGGGATCTATATGTACCACAAGGGTAGTAACGGGCGTAGGCGTACCACAGATTACGGCAGTATACGACTGCGCTGAGGAAGCTGAAAAACATGGTATACCGATAATAGCTGACGGTGGGGTAAAGTACAGCGGAGATGTGGTAAAGGCAATCGCTGCCGGGGCAAGCGTAGTAATGCTTGGCAGTCTTTTTGCAGGAACTGAGGAAAGCCCTGGAGAGATGGAAATATATCAGGGCAGAAGCTTCAAGGTATACAGAGGAATGGGTTCTTTGGGTGCCATGGCATGCGGCAGTAGGGACAGGTACTTCCAGGAGGATGCAAAGAAGCTTGTACCGGAGGGAGTTGAAGGCAGGGTGCCATATAAAGGACCCTTGGCTGAGACTATATATCAACTGGTTGGAGGTCTGCGCTCCGGCATGGGCTACTGTGGAGCAGGAAGTATTGAGCAGCTCAGAAAAGATACCCAATTTATGCGTATTACGGCAGCAGGTCTGAGGGAAAGCCACCCCCACGATGTAAGCATAACAAAGGAATCGCCTAACTATAGCCTGTAG
- a CDS encoding MOSC domain-containing protein gives MKGKIVAVNISEKKGVPKRTIEQGEFKVDHGLVGDAHAGNWHRQVSLLGIESINKMKALGIEGLCTGKFAENLTTEGLELYKLPVGTRLKIGDTLHEVTQIGKECHVKCAIFQEIGSCVMPTEGIFTKVLKDGIIKAGDEIEIIM, from the coding sequence ATGAAGGGCAAGATAGTGGCTGTAAATATAAGCGAGAAGAAGGGCGTGCCAAAGAGAACCATCGAGCAGGGAGAATTCAAGGTTGATCATGGTCTTGTAGGTGATGCCCATGCAGGAAACTGGCATAGGCAGGTAAGCTTGCTGGGCATCGAGAGTATCAATAAAATGAAGGCCTTAGGCATTGAGGGTCTATGCACAGGCAAATTTGCCGAGAACCTGACCACTGAAGGCCTTGAGCTTTATAAGCTTCCTGTAGGCACCAGGCTCAAAATAGGTGATACACTGCACGAAGTAACACAGATAGGCAAGGAGTGCCATGTCAAGTGTGCAATATTCCAAGAGATAGGCAGTTGTGTAATGCCTACCGAGGGCATATTTACAAAGGTGCTTAAGGACGGAATTATTAAGGCCGGAGATGAAATCGAAATAATCATGTAG
- a CDS encoding GNAT family N-acetyltransferase, protein MEIRMMAISDYEKVHELWTNTAGMGMRSLDDSKEGIAKFLKRNPNTNFVAIIDDTIVGVILSGHDGRRGYIYHTAVEIKYRGNGIGKSLVDKALEALEKEGINKVALVVFKNNDIGNAFWYSIGFEERVDLNYRNKSINIKNI, encoded by the coding sequence ATGGAAATAAGAATGATGGCTATTTCTGACTATGAGAAAGTACATGAATTATGGACAAATACAGCAGGAATGGGTATGCGGAGTTTAGATGACTCCAAAGAAGGTATCGCAAAGTTTTTAAAAAGAAATCCTAATACCAATTTTGTTGCAATAATTGATGACACAATCGTAGGCGTCATATTAAGCGGGCATGATGGACGCCGAGGATATATATACCATACTGCTGTTGAAATTAAATATCGTGGAAATGGAATTGGGAAATCGTTAGTTGATAAGGCGCTTGAGGCATTAGAGAAAGAAGGTATTAATAAAGTTGCTCTTGTTGTTTTCAAAAACAATGATATCGGAAATGCATTTTGGTATTCGATAGGATTTGAAGAACGAGTTGACTTGAATTATCGTAATAAGAGCATAAACATTAAGAACATTTAG
- the larC gene encoding nickel pincer cofactor biosynthesis protein LarC, whose translation MRTLYFDCFSGISGDMTVGALLDIGADEKALLDGLNQLKVEGYELKIEKKLKNGISGTDFSVILEEHHEEENEHHNHDEHNHEHHHHEHPHTHEHKQNTEHVHRNMGDIERIINDSELGERVRKLSTDMFRLVAEAEGKIHGKPAGEVHFHEVGAVDSIVDIIGTAICIDNLNVDRIVFSSLPLSKGFVKCQHGVFPLPAPATLEILKNVPVYYTDINFELVTPTGAAIAKGLADGFGMVGELEVEKIGYGLGKKTYEIPNVLRVMLFSSKKKISDRIVEIETNIDDMTAEQLGSAVEMLFDQGALDVFFTPVFMKKNRPGTKLTVLCQPDKKEGIAEAILKHTSTFGVRMSDMERSILDRETVEADTEFGIIRCKVGKLGGVILKYSPEYEDCKAASLQYGRPIADIYNEAISKVRDKLTVNSANL comes from the coding sequence ATGAGAACTTTATATTTTGACTGCTTTTCAGGAATAAGCGGAGATATGACAGTAGGTGCACTGTTGGATATAGGAGCAGATGAGAAGGCGCTATTGGATGGGCTGAACCAGCTTAAAGTGGAAGGCTATGAGTTAAAGATAGAAAAGAAGCTGAAGAATGGCATATCCGGTACGGACTTTTCTGTAATACTTGAAGAACATCATGAGGAGGAAAATGAACATCATAATCATGATGAGCATAATCACGAACACCATCACCATGAGCATCCGCACACTCATGAGCACAAGCAAAATACTGAGCATGTGCATAGAAACATGGGTGATATAGAGAGAATAATCAATGACAGTGAGCTTGGCGAGAGGGTAAGGAAGCTTAGTACGGATATGTTCAGACTGGTTGCCGAGGCTGAGGGGAAGATACATGGAAAACCGGCTGGTGAAGTGCATTTCCACGAGGTGGGCGCAGTAGATTCGATAGTGGATATCATAGGTACTGCAATATGCATCGACAATCTGAATGTGGATAGGATAGTGTTTTCCAGTCTGCCCTTGTCTAAAGGCTTTGTAAAATGCCAGCATGGGGTTTTTCCGCTTCCGGCTCCTGCAACACTGGAGATTTTAAAGAATGTTCCAGTGTATTATACTGATATCAATTTTGAGCTGGTTACACCAACTGGAGCAGCAATAGCAAAGGGCCTTGCAGATGGGTTTGGAATGGTAGGAGAGCTTGAAGTAGAAAAAATAGGCTATGGCTTAGGCAAGAAGACTTATGAAATTCCCAATGTACTGAGGGTGATGCTTTTTAGTTCCAAAAAAAAAATTTCAGATAGAATCGTAGAGATAGAGACAAATATTGACGATATGACAGCTGAACAGCTAGGCAGCGCAGTAGAAATGCTATTTGACCAGGGTGCCCTTGATGTGTTTTTTACCCCTGTATTCATGAAAAAGAACAGACCGGGTACAAAGCTCACTGTTTTATGCCAACCAGACAAAAAAGAAGGAATTGCCGAAGCCATATTGAAGCATACCAGCACCTTTGGTGTACGCATGTCGGATATGGAGCGGAGCATACTTGACAGGGAGACAGTCGAAGCTGATACTGAATTCGGCATTATACGGTGCAAGGTAGGTAAGTTGGGGGGAGTGATTCTAAAGTACTCTCCAGAATACGAGGATTGCAAAGCCGCATCCCTGCAGTACGGGAGGCCTATTGCTGATATATATAATGAGGCAATAAGCAAGGTAAGAGATAAACTTACAGTAAATTCTGCAAATTTATAA
- a CDS encoding MerR family transcriptional regulator — protein sequence MSHNEPIHEISAKLGLTSRTLRHWEEKGLFKSMRDPQSGWRIYNDEAVQRIRLVLLLRELDIPIKAVQIILESASKELAAKVIEKQISNLNQENLVIAQRKEMLGRCLSAINSMQALQDTSRCIVNMEQTLAVQIYSPKSLKNQWEEIIMTKDTITSGALRIITLPAMRVAVCNVISASPEDEALSKVVGWAEAENLMGTARIFGFNTTAFNPGSTEYGWAACITVPEHITLPEYLKEKRLPGGLYASLNSINEVYDSWQMLMRLLKDSNEYEVDENRPCLEEHIKSGEPKGEGNDFYLNLLEPVNKK from the coding sequence ATGAGCCATAATGAACCTATTCACGAGATATCCGCAAAGCTTGGACTAACAAGTCGTACTCTTCGCCATTGGGAAGAAAAAGGGCTTTTTAAAAGTATGCGTGATCCACAATCTGGTTGGCGTATTTACAATGATGAAGCAGTGCAGCGTATTCGTCTTGTGCTGTTGTTGAGAGAGTTGGATATTCCAATCAAGGCTGTGCAGATTATACTTGAAAGTGCCAGCAAGGAGCTAGCAGCAAAGGTAATAGAGAAGCAGATAAGCAACTTAAACCAGGAAAACTTAGTAATTGCGCAGAGAAAAGAAATGCTTGGCAGATGTCTTTCGGCTATTAATTCAATGCAAGCTTTGCAAGATACTTCCCGTTGTATTGTGAACATGGAACAGACACTGGCGGTTCAAATTTACTCCCCTAAATCTCTAAAAAATCAATGGGAGGAAATTATTATGACAAAGGACACAATTACATCGGGTGCATTACGCATCATTACTTTGCCAGCCATGAGAGTAGCTGTTTGTAATGTTATTAGTGCTTCGCCGGAGGATGAAGCTTTAAGCAAAGTGGTGGGATGGGCAGAAGCGGAAAATCTGATGGGTACAGCCAGAATATTCGGGTTTAATACAACCGCATTCAACCCCGGCAGTACTGAATACGGATGGGCAGCTTGCATCACTGTTCCAGAGCATATTACGTTGCCTGAATATCTCAAGGAAAAACGGCTGCCAGGGGGCTTATATGCTTCGTTGAATAGTATAAATGAAGTATATGATTCATGGCAGATGCTGATGCGATTACTAAAGGACAGTAATGAGTATGAGGTTGATGAGAACCGCCCTTGCCTTGAGGAACATATAAAAAGCGGTGAGCCGAAAGGGGAAGGTAATGACTTCTACTTAAACCTATTAGAACCTGTAAATAAAAAGTAA
- a CDS encoding DUF456 domain-containing protein, producing MNLLFLILSTAIMLTGLVGVFLPVLPGVVLVFVGALIYAWSTGFQVITIGNLIFFAVLTAISSAVDYIGGVLTAKKYGASKQGLIGGVLGGILGLVVFSIPGLIIGQLAGVILGELYFGKQMKESFTSGFAMFIGYLLGSIVKVFFAGLIVIVFYIKVLRAF from the coding sequence TTGAATCTACTATTTTTAATCCTAAGTACAGCGATAATGCTTACTGGGCTTGTGGGAGTTTTTCTACCAGTACTTCCCGGTGTTGTCCTGGTGTTTGTGGGAGCATTGATTTATGCATGGAGTACCGGCTTTCAGGTTATAACCATTGGGAATCTTATATTCTTCGCAGTTCTGACTGCAATATCTTCAGCGGTGGATTACATTGGGGGAGTTCTGACAGCTAAGAAGTATGGTGCATCCAAGCAAGGACTCATTGGTGGTGTTCTTGGCGGGATACTGGGGCTTGTGGTTTTTAGCATTCCCGGTCTGATAATCGGCCAGCTTGCTGGTGTGATATTGGGAGAGCTTTATTTCGGCAAGCAAATGAAAGAATCCTTTACTTCCGGCTTTGCCATGTTCATTGGCTACCTTCTTGGAAGTATAGTAAAGGTCTTTTTTGCAGGACTTATAGTAATAGTATTCTATATCAAGGTTCTGAGAGCCTTCTAA
- a CDS encoding cupin domain-containing protein, with the protein MDNIFSGPILDLGKADLPFEGATAYLSQSDNHQILFMEFDRDIDLPEHSHEGQWAVVLEGKIELVIDGVRKVYKKGDRYLIPSGVKHSGRIYAGYADITFFNESARYKRK; encoded by the coding sequence ATGGATAATATCTTTTCTGGTCCAATACTTGATTTAGGGAAGGCAGATCTTCCCTTCGAAGGTGCGACAGCATATTTATCCCAAAGTGATAACCATCAGATTCTTTTTATGGAATTTGATAGGGATATTGACTTGCCTGAGCATTCACACGAAGGTCAGTGGGCGGTTGTTCTGGAAGGTAAGATTGAATTAGTGATTGATGGTGTGCGAAAGGTATATAAGAAGGGTGACAGATACCTCATTCCTAGCGGGGTGAAGCACTCAGGCCGGATTTATGCGGGGTATGCGGACATTACATTTTTTAACGAGAGTGCTAGATATAAACGGAAATAA
- the guaA gene encoding glutamine-hydrolyzing GMP synthase: protein MANKELVLILDFGGQYNQLIARRVREVNVYCEVVPYDISLDEIKRKSPKGIIFTGGPASVYDEGSPKCDPGLFELGVPVLGICYGAQLMAHMMGGKVARAEKREYGKTQVNLKEDALFKEVSQDSVCWMSHTCFVDTPPAGFDITGTTETCPVAAMGNKAKKLYGVQFHPEVEHTQYGKQILKNFLYGVCELSGDWTMGNFIEEKVAQIKALAGGKKVICALSGGVDSSVAAVLVHKAIGDQLTCIFVDHGLLRKNEGDQVEEIFRKRFDMNLIRVNAQDRFLGKLEGVSDPERKRKIIGEEFIRVFEAEANRLGDIDFLVQGTIYPDIIESGTKTAATIKSHHNVGGLPEDMQFKLIEPLNTLFKDEVRLVGLELGIPEDLVWRQPFPGPGLGIRVLGEITKEKLHIVKESDAILREEIKKAGLERSIWQYFTALPNITTVGVMGDERTYSHTVAIRAVTSSDAMTADWARIPYDVLEKISNRIVNEVEHVNRIVYDITSKPPATIEWE from the coding sequence ATGGCGAACAAGGAATTGGTATTGATACTGGACTTCGGGGGTCAATACAATCAGCTTATAGCCCGCAGGGTAAGAGAAGTTAATGTATACTGCGAGGTAGTGCCCTATGATATAAGCCTGGATGAAATAAAAAGGAAGAGCCCCAAGGGTATAATATTCACCGGAGGGCCAGCAAGCGTATATGATGAAGGATCCCCTAAGTGCGATCCGGGGCTGTTTGAACTGGGAGTGCCTGTTCTAGGCATCTGCTATGGAGCGCAGTTGATGGCACATATGATGGGCGGAAAAGTAGCAAGAGCTGAAAAGCGGGAATACGGCAAGACACAAGTGAACTTGAAAGAGGATGCATTATTCAAGGAAGTGTCGCAGGACAGTGTCTGCTGGATGAGCCACACCTGTTTTGTAGATACACCTCCAGCTGGTTTTGATATTACAGGAACTACAGAGACATGTCCGGTAGCGGCCATGGGCAATAAAGCAAAAAAGCTTTATGGAGTTCAGTTTCATCCTGAGGTGGAGCACACACAATATGGAAAGCAGATATTGAAAAACTTCCTGTATGGCGTATGTGAACTGTCTGGGGATTGGACAATGGGGAATTTCATTGAAGAGAAAGTAGCCCAGATAAAAGCGCTGGCAGGCGGCAAGAAGGTTATCTGTGCATTGAGCGGCGGAGTGGATTCTTCTGTCGCGGCTGTATTGGTGCATAAGGCGATAGGCGACCAGCTGACCTGCATATTCGTAGACCATGGATTGCTCCGAAAGAATGAAGGAGACCAAGTGGAGGAAATATTCAGGAAACGCTTTGACATGAACCTTATCAGAGTGAATGCACAGGATAGATTCCTTGGCAAACTTGAAGGTGTTTCCGATCCTGAGCGTAAGAGAAAGATAATTGGCGAGGAGTTTATCAGGGTTTTCGAAGCAGAGGCTAACAGGCTTGGGGATATTGATTTCCTGGTTCAAGGAACAATATACCCTGATATCATAGAGAGCGGAACCAAAACAGCCGCAACAATAAAGTCCCACCATAATGTGGGTGGACTTCCGGAAGACATGCAGTTCAAACTAATAGAGCCTTTGAACACTCTCTTTAAGGATGAGGTAAGGCTGGTAGGCCTTGAGCTTGGAATACCTGAGGATTTGGTATGGAGACAGCCCTTCCCTGGGCCTGGTCTTGGAATAAGAGTACTGGGTGAAATCACAAAGGAAAAGCTCCATATAGTAAAGGAAAGCGATGCGATTCTCAGAGAAGAGATTAAAAAAGCAGGACTGGAAAGAAGCATATGGCAATACTTCACAGCCCTCCCAAACATCACAACAGTTGGCGTAATGGGTGATGAACGTACATATTCCCATACAGTGGCAATACGTGCGGTTACAAGCTCTGACGCAATGACGGCAGACTGGGCGAGGATACCTTATGACGTGCTTGAGAAGATTTCAAACAGGATAGTAAATGAAGTGGAGCACGTAAATAGAATAGTTTACGATATAACCTCCAAACCACCGGCAACGATTGAGTGGGAGTAG
- a CDS encoding cysteine hydrolase family protein has product MRRALLVIDVQNEYFTGQLPVTYPLGSLDNIKRAIKAAHTNNIAVIAIQHTAPQENSKTFRKGTPEWELHPQIAGESYDHLIEKSLPGSFTGTDLEAWLRERDIDTLVIAGYMTQMCCDTTARQAVHLGFSVEFLSDATGTLQISNYAGTVTAEELHRAILVTQAMRFSKVMTTEEWINSLHS; this is encoded by the coding sequence ATGAGACGAGCGTTATTAGTAATAGATGTGCAAAATGAATATTTTACAGGTCAATTGCCTGTTACATATCCCCTTGGCAGTTTGGACAATATTAAAAGGGCAATTAAGGCTGCACATACAAACAATATAGCAGTTATAGCAATCCAACACACTGCACCACAGGAAAATTCGAAAACCTTCAGAAAAGGAACACCTGAATGGGAGCTTCATCCTCAGATAGCTGGAGAAAGCTATGATCATTTAATAGAAAAAAGTCTGCCGGGCAGTTTTACCGGAACTGATTTGGAAGCATGGCTAAGAGAGAGGGATATCGACACATTAGTTATTGCGGGATATATGACCCAGATGTGCTGTGATACTACAGCAAGACAGGCAGTTCACCTGGGCTTTTCTGTTGAGTTCTTATCCGATGCGACAGGGACTTTGCAGATTTCAAACTATGCAGGAACAGTAACAGCAGAAGAGCTTCACAGAGCAATACTGGTAACACAAGCAATGAGGTTCTCAAAAGTAATGACAACGGAAGAGTGGATAAATAGCTTACACAGCTAA